One window of the Zea mays cultivar B73 chromosome 3, Zm-B73-REFERENCE-NAM-5.0, whole genome shotgun sequence genome contains the following:
- the LOC103651287 gene encoding E3 ubiquitin-protein ligase At4g11680, whose amino-acid sequence MRPPSSSSSSSSSPAAVPEPGGRMSALTMRAVARMSRARWFVFLRRVYQYQNGPRSDLGSNPFNSPGWLALELGVIVAQVVLTTAVVATSAAERPAWPLRLWVAAYNVGNVLSLPLLYWRHRHSSSSSSAGGGRGDLEMHGANDAPGNRSYLMNKARAFLELFFAMWFVMGNVWVFDARLGSFQRAPRLYALCVSLLAWNAVVYSLPFLLFLLLCCFVPAVGYALGYNMNSASVGRGASDEQLAALPRWRFKEPDVARDRERDDQECCICLAQYGEKEEVRQLPCTHVFHLKCVDRWLRIISSCPLCKQELK is encoded by the exons ATGCGGCcgccttcctcctcctcctcctcttcgtCGTCTCCAGCCGCGGTTCCGGAGCCCGGCGGCCGGATGTCCGCGCTCACGATGCGCGCGGTGGCGCGGATGTCGAGGGCGCGGTGGTTCGTCTTCCTGCGCCGGGTGTACCAGTACCAGAACGGCCCGAGGTCTGACCTGGGCTCCAACCCGTTCAACTCGCCCGGCTGGCTCGCGCTCGAGCTCGGCGTGATCGTCGCGCAGGTGGTCCTGACCACCGCCGTCGTCGCAACATCCGCCGCGGAGCGACCCGCGTGGCCGCTCCGGCTGTGGGTCGCGGCCTACAACGTCGGCAACGTGCTCAGCCTACCCCTCCTATACTGGCGGCACCGccattcctcctcctcctcctccgccggcGGCGGCCGGGGCGACCTCGAGATGCACGGCGCCAATGACGCTCCGGG GAACAGGTCGTATCTGATGAACAAGGCGCGGGCGTTCCTGGAGCTCTTCTTCGCGATGTGGTTCGTGATGGGCAACGTGTGGGTGTTCGACGCGCGGCTGGGGTCGTTCCAGCGCGCGCCGAGGCTGTACGCGCTCTGCGTCAGCCTGCTGGCCTGGAACGCCGTCGTCTACTCGCTCCCGTTCCTCCTCTTCCTCCTGCTCTGCTGCTTCGTGCCCGCGGTCGGCTACGCGCTCGGCTACAACATGAACTCGGCCTCCGTCGGCCGCGGCGCCTCCGACGAGCAGCTCGCCGCGCTGCCGCGGTGGCGGTTCAAGGAGCCCGACGTGGCAAGGGACCGGGAGCGCGATGACCAG GAGTGCTGCATCTGCCTTGCGCAGTACGGGGAGAAGGAGGAGGTTCGGCAGCTGCCGTGCACGCACGTGTTCCACCTCAAGTGCGTGGACAGGTGGCTCAGGATCATCTCCTCTTGCCCTCTCTGCAAGCAAGAGCTCAAGTGA